The Virgibacillus siamensis sequence TTGATTAGACGATAACTGCGGAAAAATGTTACAGTACAAACGATAAAAAAGCTGATCCTTATCAGAATCAGCAGGAAATTACGTATACTCACTATTTAAAAAAAAAATGGCCAGTGTGCCGGGGCCAGAGTGTGCACCAATTACAGCGCCGACCCATTCGATTAATACATCGTTCACGTCGAATTTTTCTTTAATCATGGAGGCAAGTTTTTCAGCTCTTTCCAGGTCATCACCATGACTGATGCCGATTGTCTGGTTCTTAAAATCAGTGCCGCGTTCTTCCATGATTTCGAGCATGCGGTTCAACAATTTTTTGGAGCCTCTGACATTTTCAAGCGGAACGAGTTTTCCTTCATCAACATGCAGTACGGGTTTTATTTTCAGCAGGGAACCGACGAAGGCAGAAGCTCTGCTGACACGCCCGCCGCGACGCAGATATTCCAAGTCGTCAACGGTGAAGATGTGTTCCATATGGTTTGCATGATATGCAGCGGTTTCGATGATTTCATCAATGCCCACACCATTTTTGGCAAGTTCAGCGGCTTTTAGAATAACAAGCCCATATCCAATGGAGGCGCATTTCGTATCAATGACGTGCAACGCAGCTTCAGGATATTCTTCTTTGACTTCCTGCGCCATCATTTGTGCCGTTTGGCATGTTCCGGAAAGCTCAGAGGAGAAGGCAAAATATATTAACGGTTGATTTGCTTTGGCGTACGATGTAAAAATAGTTTTAAAGGTTTGCGGTGAAACCTGGGACGTTTTTGTTCCTTTGCCTTCCCGCATGGCGTCATAGACTGTTTTTGGGTCAATTTCTTCCACATCTTTATAATCTTTTCCGTCGAGATGAACCGTTAAGGGTACCATTTCGATGTCAAATGCTTTATAATAACGTTCGGATAAATCGCATGCTGAGTCTGCCAGGATTTTCGTACTCATTTTTTCACCTTCTTTTCTTGTGTCTTGGCGGTCAGAGCTGAGACAATTGAAAACTTGTCGATACAGGAATTCAGGGGAAGCAAAAATCTCTCTACCAAAGTCCCATTAGCTGTACACCAAGTTTTTCTAATGATAATTTCAGTTTAAAGCTATCCAAAAGGTTAGTCAAAGTTTATTAACTTAAAATTATAATAATGCATAAGGCAAAGGAGGCAGCTATGTTTTTATTTGAGGCAAGACGAATTCTTATCGTTATATTTGGTGCAGTACTAAACGCCGTTTCACTGAATTTCTTCCTGATCGGTGCAAACGTTTATGCAAGCGGATTTACCGGTGCTGCCCAGCTGATTTCCAGTGTATTTAAAGATTTTATCGGTTTTGAGGGACTTAGCACAGGTATCATTTTATTTATTCTGAACATACCCGTTGCTATTCTGGGTTGGAAAAAGGTAGGGAAGGGTTTTACAGTATACAGCGTTCTTTCAGTTGTATTTACGACCCTTTTTCTTGAAATACTGCCGGTGATGGAACTTTCCGAAGATATCATTCTGAATGCTGTATTTGGCGGTGTCATTGGGGGAACCGGTGTCGGCATCACATTGAAACATGGTGCATCAACAGGTGGTATGGATATTGTGGCCATGGTACTCTCCCGAATGAAAGACAAACCAATCGGTACTTATTTTTTAATATTGAATTCAATCATTATTGCGATGGCTGGCATTTTGTATGAACCGGAGAACGCACTTTATACATTGCTGACATTATACGTGACAACACGCGTAATTGATGCGCTTCATACACGGCATGAAAAAGTTACGGCTATGATCATTACACATAAAGCAGAAGAACTGCAGAAGGCTATTCACAATACAATGGTTCGCGGTATTACGATATTGCCGGCAAAGGGTGCATATACAAAAGAGGACAAAAATATGATGTACCTCGTTGTCACCAGATATGAATTATATGATTTGGAGCGGATAATTGGTGAAGTTGATCCAAATGCATTTACGAATATCGTGCAGACTACAGGGATTTTCGGATTTTTCCGGAAAGATTAAATATTATTATGTGGAGATTGTTACAACGACGGATATATTGAAAGAAGAAAATAACTAAAAAAAGACAGCACCAGCTGTCTTTTTTAATACCCATGTTTTTCAATAACTTCAATGACTTTGGGTTGAACGTCATCCCATTCGGCATCGAACATTTTATTCACTGTAATAAAGTTCTGGTAGCCGAAGACGTTGTCAACGCCATCAAGATTCATTAAATCATTCAAAATTTCGTGTTCACTTGTATCGCCAGGCATAACGGAAATGCTGCTGTCACCTTCAAAGATCAGCTTGTCCGTTGTGAATTTCAGTGCATTCGGATTTGGTGTAGCTTCAGCTCGTATTCCCATGATTTGAACCTCCTAATAATGATGCATACTTACCACAAGTTTAACAGAAATATGAAGAAAAAGCATCTTTGCCGTTTCTTTGGCAAAGATGCTTTTTGATGCACATTATAATCCCGTTTCATTTTCGTAAATGAATTGAAAATCTTTAATGCACATTCATTGGGAGGTTAACTGAGCTGATTTTTTTGTTTCAGTTGTTGCTCAAGCTGCTGCAGCTGTTGTTGTTCTTCCTGAGAAGAATTATTTTTTGCAGCTTGCAGTGCATTTTGTGCAGCCTGCTTATCCTGTTGGGATGCATTTCCTTGAGCATTCCTAAAGTTGTTTACAGCAGTTTTAGCTTGTTGGAAAAGATTATTTTCCATTTAAAACCCTCCTACTGTTTGGCTGTCATTCCTCTCGTTTGCGTTCCACATCACTGAAACGTGAACGATAAGGAAATCGTTCGGCATGTTTTTTTACAGAATCAGCGCCTTGGTGGCTGAATCGTCTTGACTTGCTGTTTTTCCCCATCGGCAATTCCTCCTTTAGAAAGGCCTAAAGCATTTCCAAAAAAAGAAGAAGTGAACGCTTTTTTAATGCGCTCACTACTAGTATGGTTTGTTGATCATATTTTATAAAAGGTAATATTTAGATGGCTTTAACCTGAAGTTTTAAATAGTCCTCAAGGAAGACACCGATTCCATCTTGCTCATTTGTTTCGGTAACCTCTTTGGCAATTGCTTTCAGTTCATCAATGCCATTCCCCATGGCAACGCCGACACCGGCATAGTCAATCATTTCCAAATCATTATCTTCATCTCCGAATGCAATTATTCGTTCTTTGGGGATATGATAATAGTGCGCAATTTTCTGCAGGCCAATTGCCTTATTCATACCCTTTTTGACGATTTCAATTATATTCCACGGCGCACCCCATTTGCGGTGTTCAATTAATTCAGCATGATAGTTATCCAAATGTTCGCGAAGTTCTGCAATGTGGTCTTCCCTTGGGTGGATAAGTAATGATGTCGGATCATCTGTCAGCAGATTTTTCAGACTGCCGATTTTAAAAGGGGGATCCTGTTTTGTAGCATGAAAAATATCGATGATTTTTTCATCGTATCGATCCAGATACACATTATCTTTTACTTCGGCCAGAATGTTATGAACGCCGAAATCGTAACATACTTCAATAATCTGTTGTGCCGTCCGGACAGGCATTGGGTTGTGCAGTACATCCCATTTCGTATCTTCCGGATGATGAATTAATGCACCGTTAAAATTGACCATTGGGGTATCGAGCCCGAGTTCATGGTAATAATCAATGCTTGCACGGTGCGGTCTGCCAGTGGCGATGACAACGATATGGCCATCATGAATCGCCTGCTGTAATGTATTTTTATTGCGACTGCTGATTTGTTTGTCATCGGTCAGCAATGTCCCATCCAAATCCAGTGCAATTAAATGCTGGTTATTTTCCATTAGCTTTCACCTCGTATGTCAATAGTGTATAAGTGAATCCAATATATGTAAAGCATTAAATTGCGTGCAGGTTGCAAATTACATAAAATTAATATTATGATACTAACGAGACAGAAATGAACAGGAAAGGAAATCGGAAATGATAGGTGTAAATAAACAAACAATGAAGTCAATCCCTTGCTTGGTTGTTGAAGATACAACATGGGAGGGGAAGCCTTTGCCGACTGTAACGTATTTCCATGGGTTTACGAGCGCAAAGGAGCACAATCTTCCGCTGGCATACCTTTTGGCTGAAAAAGGGTATCGTGTCATTCTTCCGGACAGTAAATTTCATGGGGAACAGGAAGTGGACGTATCCGATTTAAAGAAACAGATTTCCTTTTGGGATATTGTGATGCAAAACGTAAAAGAACTTAAGGGTATTAAGGATTTATTGGATGAAAAAGGACTTATTCTTGATGGCCGTTTTGGCATCGCCGGTACAAGTA is a genomic window containing:
- a CDS encoding DegV family protein, yielding MSTKILADSACDLSERYYKAFDIEMVPLTVHLDGKDYKDVEEIDPKTVYDAMREGKGTKTSQVSPQTFKTIFTSYAKANQPLIYFAFSSELSGTCQTAQMMAQEVKEEYPEAALHVIDTKCASIGYGLVILKAAELAKNGVGIDEIIETAAYHANHMEHIFTVDDLEYLRRGGRVSRASAFVGSLLKIKPVLHVDEGKLVPLENVRGSKKLLNRMLEIMEERGTDFKNQTIGISHGDDLERAEKLASMIKEKFDVNDVLIEWVGAVIGAHSGPGTLAIFFLNSEYT
- a CDS encoding YitT family protein, with amino-acid sequence MFLFEARRILIVIFGAVLNAVSLNFFLIGANVYASGFTGAAQLISSVFKDFIGFEGLSTGIILFILNIPVAILGWKKVGKGFTVYSVLSVVFTTLFLEILPVMELSEDIILNAVFGGVIGGTGVGITLKHGASTGGMDIVAMVLSRMKDKPIGTYFLILNSIIIAMAGILYEPENALYTLLTLYVTTRVIDALHTRHEKVTAMIITHKAEELQKAIHNTMVRGITILPAKGAYTKEDKNMMYLVVTRYELYDLERIIGEVDPNAFTNIVQTTGIFGFFRKD
- a CDS encoding NifU N-terminal domain-containing protein, encoding MGIRAEATPNPNALKFTTDKLIFEGDSSISVMPGDTSEHEILNDLMNLDGVDNVFGYQNFITVNKMFDAEWDDVQPKVIEVIEKHGY
- a CDS encoding DUF3813 family protein; this translates as MENNLFQQAKTAVNNFRNAQGNASQQDKQAAQNALQAAKNNSSQEEQQQLQQLEQQLKQKNQLS
- a CDS encoding Cof-type HAD-IIB family hydrolase, which translates into the protein MENNQHLIALDLDGTLLTDDKQISSRNKNTLQQAIHDGHIVVIATGRPHRASIDYYHELGLDTPMVNFNGALIHHPEDTKWDVLHNPMPVRTAQQIIEVCYDFGVHNILAEVKDNVYLDRYDEKIIDIFHATKQDPPFKIGSLKNLLTDDPTSLLIHPREDHIAELREHLDNYHAELIEHRKWGAPWNIIEIVKKGMNKAIGLQKIAHYYHIPKERIIAFGDEDNDLEMIDYAGVGVAMGNGIDELKAIAKEVTETNEQDGIGVFLEDYLKLQVKAI